The Sulfitobacter indolifex genome contains the following window.
CCGCCACGGGTCAGCGCGCTCTACCATGGCGGCGCAGGCGTTTAGGTCGGCGTCGAATGTCATACGGGGCGGGCCACGGTCAGCAGGTAGCCGAATTCTTCGCGGTGCGCGCGCCAACAGGCGATTTCCGCTTCCGTCGCATCGAGCACTTGGGCCAAGTCGCCCTCGGCGCCGGGCCGTAGCTTTTCGATGCGGGTCTCCAGCGGGGTGTAGTAATTTTCCCAAGCCTCATCCGACAGCACACGGGTTGCAACAACCTCATAGCCCGCTGCGCGGACCCGTTCGGCAATGCCGTTCGCATCGCTCATCGCAGGATAGTCCGCCCATTGCGCGCGGGACTCTTCCGTCGGTGTATCGGTCAACCAACAAGGCTCAGAAAAGGCCACAACGCCCCCCTTACGGAGCGATTTCCGCCAGCTGGTCAGCGCCTCGGTCACACCAAGAAAATAGACCGCGCCGGCGCACCAGATCAGATCATATTCATTGGCGATGGCGGCCATATCGGCACGCAGCAGGGTGACATTGCCATCCGCCACAAAACGCCCGCGGGCGGTATCGACGAAATGAGCGGTTTTATCGAGTGCTGTAACATGCCCCTGCGGAATCGCCGCGCGGAGTGCGCCGATATCACTGCCGGGGCCACAGGCAACATCGGCGATCTCGGCACGCGCCGGCAGGTCGACCTGCTCCACGGCCCAGTTGACGTCGGCAGGCTCTCCCGGCCCTTCGCGCGGGAGGTCGCGGTGCAGGGTGAAAAAGGCGGTCATATCGTCTGTCATTGGGCGCGGTCCCGGATCAATTTCCATCGTATCGCATCTAGCAGTGCCTCGAAGGAGGCGTCGAGTATGTTGGCGCTGACGCCCACCGTGGACCAGCGCCGCCCCTGCCCGTCTTCGCTGTCGATGATGACGCGGGTGGTGGCTTCGGTGCCGCCTTGGGTGATGCGCACTTTGAAGTCAACCAGACGCATGTCATCCAGCAGACTGCTGTATTTGCCCAAGTCTTTGACCAGCGCTTTGGACAGCGCGTTGACTGGGCCACGGTCAGAGCCATCCGCGTCGAGCGATTCCGACACCGACAGACGCTTTTCGCCATCGACTTCGACAACCACGACCGCCTCGGACAGGCTGACCATGCGGCCTTTGGAGTTGCGGCGACGTTCGACCGTGACGCGGTAGCGTTCGACTTCGAAAAGATGCGGCAACTGGCCCATCACCTCCCGCGCGAGCAGCTCGAAACTTGCCTGCGCGGTGTCATAGGCATAGCCCTGCGCCTCACGGTCCTTCACCACCTCCAGGATCTGCCCAAGCGCCGGGTCGCCCTTGGCCACGGCCAGACCGGCATCGCTCAGACGTTTGCGCAGATTGGACTGTCCGGCTTGGTTCGACATCGGGATGATGCGGGAATTGCCGACCAATGCCGGGTCGATATGTTCATAGGTGCTGGGGTCTTTGGCGATGGCGCTGGCATGGAGCCCCGCCTTATGCGCAAAGGCCGAGGAGCCCACGAACCCTGCCTGTTTCATCGGCACCCGGTTGAGGATCTCGTCGAGCATTCGGCTGGTCCGAGTCAGCCCTTTCAGCGCTGCGCGGGTAACGCCAATCTCGAACTGGCTGGCATAGGGTTCTTTCAGCAGCAAGATCGGGATCAGCGTGGTCAGGTTGGCGTTGCCGCAACGCTCCCCCAGCCCGTTCAGCGTGCCTTGGATTTGCCGCGCGCCCGCGTCGATGGCGGCCAGCGTGCAGGCCACGGCGTTCTCGGTGTCGTCATGGGTGTGGATGCCCAGCCGGTCGCTGGGGACGCCCGCGGCGATCACATCGCGGGTGATGCGGCTAATCTCTGCCGGGAGTGTGCCGCCATTGGTGTCGCAAAGCACGATCCAGCGCGCGCCTGCATCATAGGCCGCGCGGATCGCCTCAAGCGCGTAATCCCGGTTGGCCTTATAGCCGTCAAAGAAATGCTCCGCATCAAACAGCGCCTCGCGCCCTTGGGCGACCAGATGCGCGATGGATTTGGCGATGTTGTCGATGTTTTCCTCAAGCGTGATGCCAAGGGCGGTTTTGACATGAAAATCATGGGTCTTGCCGACGATACAGACCGATTGCGTCCCGGCGTTGAGCACGGCGGCCAGCACGTCGTCATTCTCGGCCGACATGCCAGCGCGTTTGGTCATGCCAAAGGCGGTGAGGCGTGCCGTCGTCTGCGGAGCGGCCTCGAAAAATGCGCTGTCGGTGGGGTTGGCACCGGGCCAGCCGCCTTCGATATAGTCTACCCCGAGCGTGTCGAGCGCCTCGGCAATCTGGCGCTTTTCATCGGTGGAGAACTGCACGCCTTGTGTCTGTTGCCCATCGCGCAGAGTGGTGTCGTAAAGGGTGAGGCGTTCGCGGGTCACAACACTCCCTCCAACTGGCTGCGGTCAAAGCCCGGCGGCGGGGTCAGTTTCACGCCGTCTTTGCTCATCTGCACTTCGATCCCCACAGAGGTCAGCGCCGTTTTAATGCGGTCCACCTCGGCGAAATCCTTGGTCTCCATCGCCGTGGCGCGGGCGTCGCTGAGGAAGGCCTCAATGTCACTGAGGTCCAGCGCTTGCACGGCTGCCCATTCGGGGATCAGGTCGCCCATCAATCCCAAAAGGGTCATCGCCCCGCGCAGGCCCGCCGTATCGTTCGCGTTTGACAGACGGTGGCATTCGGTCAGCGCGCCATGGGTGTTGAGGTCATCCGCCAGCAGCGCCACCAGTTCGGCACTTGGCGGTGCGGCCTCGGCCTCGGCGGCTTGAAGATACCATTTGCGCAGGGTCTTTTCGGCTTCTTCGCGCTTCTTCTCGGTCCAGTCCATCGGCTTGCGGTAATGGGTCGAGAGCATCACGAAACGGATCACCTCGCCCTGCACCCCTTGGTCCAGCAGGTCCCGCACGGTAAAGAAATTGCCCAAAGATTTGGACATCTTCTTGCCCTCAACCTGCAACATCTCATTGTGCAGCCAGTAGTTGGCAAAGCCGTGGCCTGCACATTTTGACTGAGCGATCTCATTCTCATGGTGCGGGAATTGCAGATCGATCCCGCCGCCGT
Protein-coding sequences here:
- a CDS encoding class I SAM-dependent methyltransferase; translation: MTDDMTAFFTLHRDLPREGPGEPADVNWAVEQVDLPARAEIADVACGPGSDIGALRAAIPQGHVTALDKTAHFVDTARGRFVADGNVTLLRADMAAIANEYDLIWCAGAVYFLGVTEALTSWRKSLRKGGVVAFSEPCWLTDTPTEESRAQWADYPAMSDANGIAERVRAAGYEVVATRVLSDEAWENYYTPLETRIEKLRPGAEGDLAQVLDATEAEIACWRAHREEFGYLLTVARPV
- the cimA gene encoding citramalate synthase, with the protein product MTRERLTLYDTTLRDGQQTQGVQFSTDEKRQIAEALDTLGVDYIEGGWPGANPTDSAFFEAAPQTTARLTAFGMTKRAGMSAENDDVLAAVLNAGTQSVCIVGKTHDFHVKTALGITLEENIDNIAKSIAHLVAQGREALFDAEHFFDGYKANRDYALEAIRAAYDAGARWIVLCDTNGGTLPAEISRITRDVIAAGVPSDRLGIHTHDDTENAVACTLAAIDAGARQIQGTLNGLGERCGNANLTTLIPILLLKEPYASQFEIGVTRAALKGLTRTSRMLDEILNRVPMKQAGFVGSSAFAHKAGLHASAIAKDPSTYEHIDPALVGNSRIIPMSNQAGQSNLRKRLSDAGLAVAKGDPALGQILEVVKDREAQGYAYDTAQASFELLAREVMGQLPHLFEVERYRVTVERRRNSKGRMVSLSEAVVVVEVDGEKRLSVSESLDADGSDRGPVNALSKALVKDLGKYSSLLDDMRLVDFKVRITQGGTEATTRVIIDSEDGQGRRWSTVGVSANILDASFEALLDAIRWKLIRDRAQ